In Struthio camelus isolate bStrCam1 chromosome 4, bStrCam1.hap1, whole genome shotgun sequence, a genomic segment contains:
- the GATB gene encoding glutamyl-tRNA(Gln) amidotransferase subunit B, mitochondrial isoform X2 gives MQTISLVPDVSLWGTPSFPHSYQNGSPAKVQKFTKVLNRRCVEAAVMTGLALNCSINKKSLFDRKHYFYADLPAGYQITQQRVPIAVNGSLSYSLCVDNKMSQMVTKTVRIKQIQLEQDSGKSLHDDARSQTLIDLNRAGVGLMEVVMEPDMCCGEEAAAAVRELQLILQTLGSSQAIMAEGQLRVDANVSVHHPGEPYGVRTEVKNINSMRFLAKAVDYEIQRQIEELENGGTILNETRAFDSKLGCTIPMRDKEGKQDYRFMPEPNLPPLILYDARSLPVDMNHQQVVNIDWIRERLPDLPSVTRAKLVELYGILPEHSFTLLNEDGLAEYFENVIKKTQMKPKKVIGWILNDLLSYLKQHALTVKESPVSSFLLADLLNLLEKREISSSAAKQVLEELWKGEGKTPLEIVKEKKLELIQDQKELEQICQAVIDGQEDEVMAIKAGNLKVLNKLIGLVQRATRGRSNPVLVKQILEKKLSE, from the exons ATGCAGACAATCAGTCTGGTTCCAGATGTCTCACTTTGGGGAACTCCAAG TTTTCCCCACAGCTACCAAAACGGATCACCAGCAAAAGTGCAGAAGTTCACTAAG GTTCTCAACAGGAGATGTGTAGAAGCAGCAGTGATGACAGGCCTGGCACTCAACTGCAGCATAAACAAGAAGTCCTTGTTTGACAGAAAACACTATTTCTATGCAGATCTGCCT GCTGGCTATCAAATCACTCAGCAAAGAGTTCCTATTGCAGTGAATGGGAGTCTGTCGTACAGTCTCTGCGTGGACAACAAAATGAGCCAGATGGTGACCAAAACTGTGAGGATTAAGCAAATCCAATTGGAGCAAGACAGTGGAAAGAGTCTCCATGATGACGCAAGGAGCCAGACTCTCATTGACCTGAATAGGGCTG GAGTCGGCCTCATGGAGGTTGTCATGGAGCCTGATATGTGCTGTGGggaagaagcagctgcagcagtcAGAGAGCTTCAGCTTATTCTTCAAACACTTGGGAGCAGCCAAGCAATCATGGCAG AGGGTCAGCTGAGAGTGGATGCCAATGTTTCTGTGCATCACCCCGGAGAGCCTTATGGAGTGAGGACTGAAGTGAAGAATATCAATAGCATGCGATTCCTGGCAAAAGCAGTAG ACTATGAAATACAGAGGCAGATTGAAGAACTTGAAAATGGAGGGACAATTCTGAATGAAACAAGAGCCTTTGATTCCAAGCTTGG GTGCACTATACCAATGAGAGATAAAGAAGGGAAACAGGATTATAG GTTCATGCCGGAGCCAAATCTTCCTCCATTGATTCTGTATGATGCCAGATCTTTGCCAGTTGATATGAACCATCAGCAAGTAGTAAATATTGATTGGATTCGAGAGAGACTTCCTGACCTCCCCAGTGTGACGAGAGCAAAGCTTGTTGAACTGTATGGGATTCTTCCTGAACACAGCTTCACCTTATTG AATGAAGACGGATTAGCAGAATACTTTGAAAATGTAATAAAGAAGACGCAGATGAAGCCAAAGAAAGTGATCGGCTGGATTCTAAATGACCTACTCAGTTACTTAAAACAGCATGCCCTTACAGTGAAGGAAAG CCCCGTCAGTTCTTTTCTCCTGGCGGACCTTCTGAACCTtctagaaaaaagagaaatttcttcttCAGCAGCCAAACAA GTGCTTGAGGAATtgtggaagggggaagggaagaccCCTCTTGAAAttgttaaagaaaagaaacttgaaCTGATCCAGGATCAAAAAGAGCTTGAACAAATCTGCCAGGCGGTGATTGATGGACAAGAAGATGAG GTTATGGCAATAAAAGCAGGAAACCTAAAAGTTCTAAATAAGTTAATTGGACTGGTTCAGAGAGCAACACGAGGACGATCCAATCCTGTTCTGGTGAAGCAAATACTGGAGAAGAAGCTGTCAGAATAA
- the GATB gene encoding glutamyl-tRNA(Gln) amidotransferase subunit B, mitochondrial isoform X3 has protein sequence MADACFPHSYQNGSPAKVQKFTKVLNRRCVEAAVMTGLALNCSINKKSLFDRKHYFYADLPAGYQITQQRVPIAVNGSLSYSLCVDNKMSQMVTKTVRIKQIQLEQDSGKSLHDDARSQTLIDLNRAGVGLMEVVMEPDMCCGEEAAAAVRELQLILQTLGSSQAIMAEGQLRVDANVSVHHPGEPYGVRTEVKNINSMRFLAKAVDYEIQRQIEELENGGTILNETRAFDSKLGCTIPMRDKEGKQDYRFMPEPNLPPLILYDARSLPVDMNHQQVVNIDWIRERLPDLPSVTRAKLVELYGILPEHSFTLLNEDGLAEYFENVIKKTQMKPKKVIGWILNDLLSYLKQHALTVKESPVSSFLLADLLNLLEKREISSSAAKQVLEELWKGEGKTPLEIVKEKKLELIQDQKELEQICQAVIDGQEDEVMAIKAGNLKVLNKLIGLVQRATRGRSNPVLVKQILEKKLSE, from the exons ATGGCTGATGCTTG TTTTCCCCACAGCTACCAAAACGGATCACCAGCAAAAGTGCAGAAGTTCACTAAG GTTCTCAACAGGAGATGTGTAGAAGCAGCAGTGATGACAGGCCTGGCACTCAACTGCAGCATAAACAAGAAGTCCTTGTTTGACAGAAAACACTATTTCTATGCAGATCTGCCT GCTGGCTATCAAATCACTCAGCAAAGAGTTCCTATTGCAGTGAATGGGAGTCTGTCGTACAGTCTCTGCGTGGACAACAAAATGAGCCAGATGGTGACCAAAACTGTGAGGATTAAGCAAATCCAATTGGAGCAAGACAGTGGAAAGAGTCTCCATGATGACGCAAGGAGCCAGACTCTCATTGACCTGAATAGGGCTG GAGTCGGCCTCATGGAGGTTGTCATGGAGCCTGATATGTGCTGTGGggaagaagcagctgcagcagtcAGAGAGCTTCAGCTTATTCTTCAAACACTTGGGAGCAGCCAAGCAATCATGGCAG AGGGTCAGCTGAGAGTGGATGCCAATGTTTCTGTGCATCACCCCGGAGAGCCTTATGGAGTGAGGACTGAAGTGAAGAATATCAATAGCATGCGATTCCTGGCAAAAGCAGTAG ACTATGAAATACAGAGGCAGATTGAAGAACTTGAAAATGGAGGGACAATTCTGAATGAAACAAGAGCCTTTGATTCCAAGCTTGG GTGCACTATACCAATGAGAGATAAAGAAGGGAAACAGGATTATAG GTTCATGCCGGAGCCAAATCTTCCTCCATTGATTCTGTATGATGCCAGATCTTTGCCAGTTGATATGAACCATCAGCAAGTAGTAAATATTGATTGGATTCGAGAGAGACTTCCTGACCTCCCCAGTGTGACGAGAGCAAAGCTTGTTGAACTGTATGGGATTCTTCCTGAACACAGCTTCACCTTATTG AATGAAGACGGATTAGCAGAATACTTTGAAAATGTAATAAAGAAGACGCAGATGAAGCCAAAGAAAGTGATCGGCTGGATTCTAAATGACCTACTCAGTTACTTAAAACAGCATGCCCTTACAGTGAAGGAAAG CCCCGTCAGTTCTTTTCTCCTGGCGGACCTTCTGAACCTtctagaaaaaagagaaatttcttcttCAGCAGCCAAACAA GTGCTTGAGGAATtgtggaagggggaagggaagaccCCTCTTGAAAttgttaaagaaaagaaacttgaaCTGATCCAGGATCAAAAAGAGCTTGAACAAATCTGCCAGGCGGTGATTGATGGACAAGAAGATGAG GTTATGGCAATAAAAGCAGGAAACCTAAAAGTTCTAAATAAGTTAATTGGACTGGTTCAGAGAGCAACACGAGGACGATCCAATCCTGTTCTGGTGAAGCAAATACTGGAGAAGAAGCTGTCAGAATAA
- the GATB gene encoding glutamyl-tRNA(Gln) amidotransferase subunit B, mitochondrial isoform X1, with the protein MAAAAARGCERVWCWASRRGAAGVAAPAAARARGRAAPAGQSGLAPWVPVVGLEIHAQISSNSKLFSGSQVQFAAPPNSLVSFFDASLPGTLPVLNRRCVEAAVMTGLALNCSINKKSLFDRKHYFYADLPAGYQITQQRVPIAVNGSLSYSLCVDNKMSQMVTKTVRIKQIQLEQDSGKSLHDDARSQTLIDLNRAGVGLMEVVMEPDMCCGEEAAAAVRELQLILQTLGSSQAIMAEGQLRVDANVSVHHPGEPYGVRTEVKNINSMRFLAKAVDYEIQRQIEELENGGTILNETRAFDSKLGCTIPMRDKEGKQDYRFMPEPNLPPLILYDARSLPVDMNHQQVVNIDWIRERLPDLPSVTRAKLVELYGILPEHSFTLLNEDGLAEYFENVIKKTQMKPKKVIGWILNDLLSYLKQHALTVKESPVSSFLLADLLNLLEKREISSSAAKQVLEELWKGEGKTPLEIVKEKKLELIQDQKELEQICQAVIDGQEDEVMAIKAGNLKVLNKLIGLVQRATRGRSNPVLVKQILEKKLSE; encoded by the exons ATGGCGGCGGCCGCAGCGCGAGGGTGCGAGCGGGTCTGGTGCTGGGCGTCGCGACGCGGTGCAGCGGGTGTtgctgctcccgccgccgctcgggcGAGAGGCAgagcggcgccggcggggcagaGCGG tcttgCTCCCTGGGTACCAGTTGTGGGTCTGGAAATTCATGCGCAAATTAGTTCAAATTCAAAACTCTTTTCTGGTTCCCAAGTCCAGTTTGCAGCACCTCCTAACTCCTTGGTATCTTTCTTTGATGCTTCTTTACCAGGAACCTTACCA GTTCTCAACAGGAGATGTGTAGAAGCAGCAGTGATGACAGGCCTGGCACTCAACTGCAGCATAAACAAGAAGTCCTTGTTTGACAGAAAACACTATTTCTATGCAGATCTGCCT GCTGGCTATCAAATCACTCAGCAAAGAGTTCCTATTGCAGTGAATGGGAGTCTGTCGTACAGTCTCTGCGTGGACAACAAAATGAGCCAGATGGTGACCAAAACTGTGAGGATTAAGCAAATCCAATTGGAGCAAGACAGTGGAAAGAGTCTCCATGATGACGCAAGGAGCCAGACTCTCATTGACCTGAATAGGGCTG GAGTCGGCCTCATGGAGGTTGTCATGGAGCCTGATATGTGCTGTGGggaagaagcagctgcagcagtcAGAGAGCTTCAGCTTATTCTTCAAACACTTGGGAGCAGCCAAGCAATCATGGCAG AGGGTCAGCTGAGAGTGGATGCCAATGTTTCTGTGCATCACCCCGGAGAGCCTTATGGAGTGAGGACTGAAGTGAAGAATATCAATAGCATGCGATTCCTGGCAAAAGCAGTAG ACTATGAAATACAGAGGCAGATTGAAGAACTTGAAAATGGAGGGACAATTCTGAATGAAACAAGAGCCTTTGATTCCAAGCTTGG GTGCACTATACCAATGAGAGATAAAGAAGGGAAACAGGATTATAG GTTCATGCCGGAGCCAAATCTTCCTCCATTGATTCTGTATGATGCCAGATCTTTGCCAGTTGATATGAACCATCAGCAAGTAGTAAATATTGATTGGATTCGAGAGAGACTTCCTGACCTCCCCAGTGTGACGAGAGCAAAGCTTGTTGAACTGTATGGGATTCTTCCTGAACACAGCTTCACCTTATTG AATGAAGACGGATTAGCAGAATACTTTGAAAATGTAATAAAGAAGACGCAGATGAAGCCAAAGAAAGTGATCGGCTGGATTCTAAATGACCTACTCAGTTACTTAAAACAGCATGCCCTTACAGTGAAGGAAAG CCCCGTCAGTTCTTTTCTCCTGGCGGACCTTCTGAACCTtctagaaaaaagagaaatttcttcttCAGCAGCCAAACAA GTGCTTGAGGAATtgtggaagggggaagggaagaccCCTCTTGAAAttgttaaagaaaagaaacttgaaCTGATCCAGGATCAAAAAGAGCTTGAACAAATCTGCCAGGCGGTGATTGATGGACAAGAAGATGAG GTTATGGCAATAAAAGCAGGAAACCTAAAAGTTCTAAATAAGTTAATTGGACTGGTTCAGAGAGCAACACGAGGACGATCCAATCCTGTTCTGGTGAAGCAAATACTGGAGAAGAAGCTGTCAGAATAA